The genomic window CTAAGATGGGATGTTTTGTTGAGGAAAGAGTATAACTAGGAAAGAATTCCGTATAGTTATAGTGAGCTATAGCATAGTCATTTTTTGCAAAATCCAATTGCATTCTCTCGTTAGGCCAGTATTCTCCATTAATAACCAATCGCACGCTGGACATTCTAATGTGATCAAATAACGTTGGATCAGCGTGTATGTCATCTCGTTTAGAAGTTTGAAAAGCCACAATGACATAGCGTGGGCGTTCAACAGATGAAGTTGTCTTTACACTCCATATCTCGCGTCGAGATCCTGACGTAAGTGAAGGTTGTTCATTGAGCTCCCATTTACGGAAAGGTATAGTTATCGGCACATTATTCTTAATCGGAGTCATTAATTCAATTTTCATATCATCATTGGGAAAGACATGCTTGACCTTGAGTTCCATGCTGGAAACAGTTAAAGATACTGTTGTTGTTGTTGTAGCATTAGGTTCTTTCACTAGAATACAGTCTCTATCATTGCGTGCTCGAACAAATCGAAACACTTGACGGCCATAGGTTAATTTATTGTAGTCGTTGAAAATGTTGAATATATGTTTTATCGGAATCAGTAGACTAAAGTTGTCTCCCGATATATGTGGATTATTCGGATAGTTCCATCCTGCAGTACTGAGAAACTTGGAATCTTCAGgagtataacataacaaactgCGAATAGTGCTAACTACACCTGGGTCTCTAACTATTTCCATATCATGTGAACTTTGGATATACGTACATGTATCAAACAAGAAAGCTCCAGCATTCGGTGCAAGAGAAACCATGCCATCACCTACTTTCTCTATACTTCCTTTAATTTCCAACAGCGTTTCGTGTATCGCAAAAAATGCATCTGATTGATTTATGATAAATTCGACAACGTCACTATTATTAAATGATTTGATGTATGGTGTATATGTCCGAAATTCTTCTTTTCTAATAGTATTATCGAAGAGAGGTTTTTGGTAAAGATCGAAAATATGAGGTTGAGGCTCCTGCTGTTGAACCCCCCGTCGAATGTATTGACGTTTTGACATCTTTCAGCTTTAATCCAATGGCAACAAGAAAGGCTTTATTGGCGGCAGACACGTCACGTCGCATGCAGGATCTGTGTGAGACTAATAGATATTGACTTGTAgagttttgttttataattaaacCCATTTATATCGTTTCCTTAAAATCCAAATGGAGCGTACTTTTCTCTCCTCTAAAATTGACAGGTCTTAATTCCTGATCGACTATACTAACAGTAATTTTGGTAATTTCACGTATACTGCTGCTTATTGGTATGTATATAGGGTTATGAGGACGTTCATCAATAGAAAAACCTGGATCAACATTTATCGGAAAATGCAGAATGGTGTGTACAGGTCTGTCTTCGTAGAAGGCTCCTTCAGTAATGTTGCATTCAAATAGTAGACTTgatacttttataatatttaCAGGTTGGTCTGAAGAATGCATTTTTCCTGATGTTAACACTCTATTTGAGGAGAAACCCAATAATTTACCAAGACTATCTTCTTTCTCGAAAGTAATGGTATGATCTTGACAGAAAATTTCACATTTAAGCGTATTGTTGTTCGGTTTTAAAGTGAACTCCTGAACCGAATTGTATATACCCATTAATTTATTTCGAATGTATGCTTCGATATCGGTAATTTCATACGATCCTGATGGAATTTCGATATAACGCAACTTTGTACGATCATTCTGCTCATAGAAATAAAACTTTTCACCATCAATGTTTGGAATTGAATTAAATGTATGAAATCCCAACACTGCTACATAATACTGCCGTAGCGGATCAAGCACAAGAGGCACTTGAGGAGTAAACGAAAACTCGTTTGTAGTACT from Diabrotica virgifera virgifera chromosome 5, PGI_DIABVI_V3a includes these protein-coding regions:
- the LOC114330650 gene encoding uncharacterized protein LOC114330650, whose amino-acid sequence is MSKRQYIRRGVQQQEPQPHIFDLYQKPLFDNTIRKEEFRTYTPYIKSFNNSDVVEFIINQSDAFFAIHETLLEIKGSIEKVGDGMVSLAPNAGAFLFDTCTYIQSSHDMEIVRDPGVVSTIRSLLCYTPEDSKFLSTAGWNYPNNPHISGDNFSLLIPIKHIFNIFNDYNKLTYGRQVFRFVRARNDRDCILVKEPNATTTTTVSLTVSSMELKVKHVFPNDDMKIELMTPIKNNVPITIPFRKWELNEQPSLTSGSRREIWSVKTTSSVERPRYVIVAFQTSKRDDIHADPTLFDHIRMSSVRLVINGEYWPNERMQLDFAKNDYAIAHYNYTEFFPSYTLSSTKHPILDYAAFKKYALFVFDCSKQDDTSFRSGTVDVKLEIEADEGFPAGTRAYCLIVHDSLLEYFPITEVIKNII